From a single Candidatus Sulfotelmatobacter sp. genomic region:
- a CDS encoding 4a-hydroxytetrahydrobiopterin dehydratase, whose product METALADRKCVPCRGGVPPLRGPGLGEIHRSVPKWAVVDEHHLRREFKFPDFQQALEFVNRVGALAEEQGHHPDIFLAWGKAEITLWTHKVDGLTESDFIMAAKIDRMWGVD is encoded by the coding sequence ATGGAAACTGCACTTGCCGACAGAAAATGCGTGCCTTGCCGCGGAGGCGTTCCGCCGCTCAGAGGACCGGGACTGGGCGAGATTCATCGGAGCGTCCCGAAGTGGGCAGTGGTGGACGAGCATCACCTTCGACGCGAGTTCAAGTTCCCCGACTTTCAGCAGGCACTCGAATTCGTCAATCGCGTGGGAGCCCTGGCCGAGGAGCAAGGACATCATCCTGACATTTTTCTGGCGTGGGGCAAGGCGGAGATTACGCTCTGGACCCACAAGGTCGACGGACTCACAGAGAGCGACTTCATTATGGCGGCGAAGATCGATCGGATGTGGGGAGTAGATTAA
- the galE gene encoding UDP-glucose 4-epimerase GalE, with the protein MVVLVIGGAGYIGSHAARALRRAGHEVIIFDNLSTGYECLAAGFELVKGDMLDSAALAQVLRRAEAIMHFAAHAYVGESVSNPRKYFHNNVEGGLSLLNAALDAGVKKIIFSSTCAVYGEPAKIPIEENTPREPVNPYGVTKLFFEQALEAYDRAYGFRYASLRYFNAAGADDSGEIGELHEPETHLIPLALRAAAGLGPELQVFGTDYPTPDGTCVRDYIHVNDLASAHLKALDHLTAGKESCAVNVGTGTGASVQEVISMVEEVTGKRVPHRRVARRPGDPPTLVANPAKAQALLDWKATRGLRDVVKTAWNWMERRREATVR; encoded by the coding sequence GTGGTCGTTCTGGTGATTGGCGGTGCGGGATACATTGGCAGCCATGCGGCGCGGGCCCTGAGGCGGGCTGGGCACGAAGTTATTATTTTCGATAATCTCAGCACCGGCTACGAATGCCTGGCGGCCGGCTTTGAATTGGTCAAGGGCGACATGCTCGACTCTGCGGCTCTGGCTCAAGTGTTGCGGCGGGCCGAAGCCATCATGCATTTCGCCGCGCACGCTTATGTCGGCGAGTCGGTGAGCAATCCAAGAAAATATTTTCACAACAATGTCGAGGGCGGACTCTCGCTGCTGAACGCCGCGCTGGATGCGGGCGTAAAGAAGATCATTTTCTCCTCGACCTGCGCCGTGTATGGCGAACCGGCAAAAATTCCCATCGAAGAAAATACGCCGCGCGAGCCGGTGAATCCCTACGGAGTAACGAAGCTATTCTTTGAGCAGGCCTTGGAGGCATATGATCGGGCGTATGGGTTCCGTTACGCCAGCCTGCGTTATTTCAATGCGGCAGGCGCCGACGACAGCGGAGAGATCGGCGAACTGCATGAGCCGGAAACGCATTTGATTCCGCTGGCGCTGCGCGCAGCCGCGGGTCTTGGCCCCGAGTTGCAAGTGTTTGGCACTGATTATCCCACCCCCGACGGAACTTGCGTGCGCGACTACATCCACGTGAACGATTTGGCGAGCGCCCATTTGAAGGCGTTGGATCACCTGACGGCAGGGAAGGAAAGCTGTGCCGTGAACGTTGGAACCGGCACGGGCGCTTCGGTGCAGGAAGTAATCTCGATGGTCGAGGAGGTTACCGGAAAGCGCGTGCCGCACAGGAGGGTAGCGCGGCGGCCGGGAGATCCGCCGACGCTGGTGGCGAATCCAGCGAAGGCGCAGGCCCTGCTGGACTGGAAGGCAACTCGCGGTCTGCGCGACGTAGTCAAGACCGCATGGAACTGGATGGAGCGGCGACGTGAGGCTACCGTGCGTTA